TGCTTTCACAAAGGGACATAACCTCCCCTGCTTAACTTTTTTGATTAATTAACAAAAGAATTACTGTTGGCTAATCTTTTAAGCACACTTTTTTCGTCTCATCTGAAATATCAGTTAATTAACTTTCTCTTTAAATACTTGTCTCATCCGCCCCTTCTAAAGCCAGCTGAACAAGGACAAAACATAGATCATCCACACACCTAGATTTTCTTCTTTAAACACATTAACAGCAACTTAATATATAGTTTACACTGGTAAGCTTTGAAATGGATGCTAACATAGATAAGAAGCGCTTGATTACTAGAGAGATGGTGGAAGCAAGAGAGTTACTAAAGGAACTTCAAACTGAAATTAATCCCTCTTCTTTTTCTGGTCATGATTTAATGACCAACATATTGTGTTCCGTAGAGACTTTTCTTGCGATGCTGAATCGAGTGAACGTGGAGACCAAATCTACCCCGGAGTCACCCTTGGGTCATGTCAGGAATGGAAGTTCTGTGAGCGAGTGCAATTCTGATTCACGAAAGAGGTATTGCACTAACAAATTTTATGGTATATATTCAATACAATATAATGTCTGCACAGAAATCATCTAGCTTATACATATCTGTCTCATTTATATCAGATATAGGAAACCCGCAGTGAGATGGACAGAACAAGTACGTGTTTCTGCACAAACGGGACTCCAAGGACCCGTAGATGATGGATACGCATGGCGGAAATATGGGCAGAAAAACATTCTTGAAGCCAAACACCATAGGTGAGCAACAAAGTTCTGAAGTCACCACTTAATTAGTACCAAAATATAAATGCAAAATCTACTTTTCAATGATATCGAACAAGTGGGTGCTTCTATTGATGCTGCAGAAGTTATTATAGATGTAGTTATGGAAAAACTCAAGGTTGTTTAGCAAGGAAACAAGTTCAGCGATCCGAACTAGACTGGTCCATCTTTGATGTTACCTATATTGGAAAACACAGTTGCATTGAAACACCAGAGCTACTGTCGATGAGATATTCACATAACAAACATCAGCATGATCAGCGTCGTCACCACAATTATCTAAAAGAACGAAAGGAGGATAAATTATTGGAAGAGACATATATAAAATTCCAAGCATCCAGTGTTCGAAGTGAAAAAGGAAACGATAAACAACTGAAGTATTATCCCTCTTTTTGTATCTGTTCTACTACTTCACTGCAACCACATATTGGCAACTGCTTAGAGGCTAGTCAAAATCACTTGGTCTCTACTTCAAGTAAAACTGAAAGTAACTCTCCTAGACCCACAGCTTCGGAATCCAACTATAAGATACACAATGTTGTAGGTTACAATACTGGTGAAGATTCATTACAAGCTACTGCTGATTCTCGTGATTCTAAAGATCATCATATGATTATTTCACCAACTGTTAGTGGAACTTCGTCCGTCATTAATAATTGTTCGAATCACATGGACTCTAGTTGGGATTGGGATTTTCCAATAGATTATAGTCCTCCACATTTCTAATAAGTTAAGTTAGTTGGGTTGTACTGCACACTAGTTATATCAACTGAAATCACGCCGGGTAAAGCAACCGGTGTGTCAATCGTCAATTATAGTACTTGACGATATTTTCGAGACATGCAAGCAATTGGTGTCTGTTTAGATCGAGTTTGAGCATCGTATATGATTGATTGATCGGGtttaactttccttttcttttttatgaCCAGTCACGTTTGTATGCACGGTAAACTTATATGTTCCATGTGTGTCGAGGGAAATGTTCCTCCCTCTTTGTCGAGGGAAAAGTTGGTCTATTATTCAGAATTCCAGGGTAGGAAGTATTTTCGTATGAGTAGCTATTGTAAGTACTGTTAATTAGTCTTGTGTTTTCCGTTTTGGAGCAATAAAATGGGAGTTTGAGTATGGATGTGCTGTGAACTTGACTGGTACGGGTACATTAATTATATACTCCTACTTTCATGACCAATAAATATACCCCTACCACATAATAAATATACCCCTCATCTTATCCATTTAAAGACATATTATATTAATACCCTCTATTATATAatcttttcttattttatcacacaaacatatttcttcattttaatttttttttcctcatttcACAAGCAATCCACCACCAATTGACAACCGCCGCCACCAGTCCACCACTACCACCGCCGCCACTAGTCCACCATCACCGCCACATCCACAaccgtcgccgccgccaccaccaccaccaccaccgccgccattaccaccaccgctACCGGCGGCGCCTCCGCTGGTCCGCCACCACCATCGCGGGggtggtgtcaacaaccgaagttgatcaaaaaaaatcagaaaataattaaaatataacatggtgtcaacaaccaaagttgaccccaaaaacaaaaatcaaaaaaataataagcaaaaaaaaaaaatatggtgcCAACAACCGAAATTGATCcccaaaaaaaatcagaaaacaaaggaaaaaaaaatatgctGTCAACAATCAAAGTGACTCCCAAAagaaatcagaaaataaaattatatggtatcaacaaccgaagttgatcaaaaaaactaaaaatttagAAAACGTTCCAATTatatatggtgtcaacaaccaaaattgatcccaaaatctggtatcaacaatcaaagttgatcccaaaatatggtgtcaacaaccaaaattgatcCCAAAATTAACACTTCAGAAAATGTTCAGATGAGGTACGGTgtcaacaaccatagttgatcccaacatatgtatcaacaaccaaagttgatcccaatatatgtatcaacaaccaaaattaaTCCCGAAAAACTAGtgtcaacaatcaaagttgatcccaaaaattaTTATATTAAAATTATTAGTGAACCTGGCGTGAATCGACCACGCATCTTCTGACGTGGAGTCAGGTATGTTATCATTACACCACAAGTCCTCAAATATAGCTACCTTAATGTTTCTACAGTTCAATTGGAATGACTCTTCTGTAAACATTTAGCTCCCTCGAAAGaaactaaaacaagaaatttattTTTCACACATGCGTTCTGAAGTAGTAGGAAAGAGTATGAAACATCCTAGAAAGTTaatttacaaaagaaaaattaatgagTGTTTTATAATCTAGTTTTACTGGAGGTGGAACATTACGTGGGTACATTACAGATGGAACTACAATATATGAAGCTACCAAGTAAAAACAAGTTTCACTTACTCCAAAAACCAATAATTTCGTTTAGTTTCAAAGTAAAGTACTTATATATGCGGTTGATTAAGTCAGTTTCGTTTAGTTCTACTGTAGTAAACTAAATAAGTTGAAGATATTTGGCAAGAAATGGCCTCATATTATGATCAGCAAAACAGATGATACTTCAAAAATCAATAGTTAGCTTAATAAGATGCAACTCTATAATACAACCTATTAAAGATCTTAATTAAAACTGTCGAAAACATAATTACTTCATTAAAAAAATAatggatattttgattttgggtcccaACTTTATGACCAGTGTGGCGTTTGGGtcctaaaaaattcaatattagaGTGTGCGTCCCAGGACCGTAGTTAACTGTCTTGACAAAGCTACTTTCTCGACATACACTGAAAAGAAAAACTCCCCAtgagataaaaaaataaatagaaaatagaCAAATAAAATGATTTAGATTATGTTCCTACTTTgcatttgtaggatcagaatctcgcaacgacaatgcctcagcgaaattatcaacaacacaacacaacagtgtcgcagaacaatttctgaaatgacatgataaacgacgtcagctaaaatcatgagaaaaatgtgatggtcctgcgaaaattagagagtttgcgaaatcaACATTTGTATGGATGCGAGAattgtcgcaagtcatatccgaaaataaaggataggttagctgtcatc
This portion of the Papaver somniferum cultivar HN1 chromosome 11, ASM357369v1, whole genome shotgun sequence genome encodes:
- the LOC113325190 gene encoding probable WRKY transcription factor 41; its protein translation is MDANIDKKRLITREMVEARELLKELQTEINPSSFSGHDLMTNILCSVETFLAMLNRVNVETKSTPESPLGHVRNGSSVSECNSDSRKRYRKPAVRWTEQVRVSAQTGLQGPVDDGYAWRKYGQKNILEAKHHRSYYRCSYGKTQGCLARKQVQRSELDWSIFDVTYIGKHSCIETPELLSMRYSHNKHQHDQRRHHNYLKERKEDKLLEETYIKFQASSVRSEKGNDKQLKYYPSFCICSTTSLQPHIGNCLEASQNHLVSTSSKTESNSPRPTASESNYKIHNVVGYNTGEDSLQATADSRDSKDHHMIISPTVSGTSSVINNCSNHMDSSWDWDFPIDYSPPHF